The following coding sequences are from one Sphingobium sp. Cam5-1 window:
- a CDS encoding GH39 family glycosyl hydrolase, whose amino-acid sequence MDEMPVWTRRQFTALSGAVGAAALTSPAWAEEASQVVEIDLRRETGKLDHIWSRVMGSDRAAITMREPWRKDLERFKNEAGLKRVRFHGIFNDEMGVGANGNFQNVNAVYDGLLDRGVQPFVELSFMPQALASGTKKFGFYRADVSPPRSMEKWSELVEKFVRHLVQRYGASEVRQWYFEAWNEPNLTSWFWGGTQEQYFELYKASARSVKAVDPSIRIGGPATSAIQWIPQFLEYCEKTGTPVDFVSTHIYPGDDQAMIFGKADRYREYDVVPAGVALARKQIDATRFKGAELWLNEWSSDSPAMIAHAITQSLPHCHAMGQWQISGEYEENMVANWVFKEGQNGWGMLARGSVAKPEFNTYKLLNRLSDRRLAVKGPALASTMDGGKFAALVWNLADVQQAPGIPGASRERKVTGTRKAMLVRVRGAQAGQRVQVSYVDQERGSPYPAWRAMGSPQYPTREQMDAIRKSAELAAPELKTLNGRGEIILDLPPEGVALVEAV is encoded by the coding sequence TGGCGCCGCCGCGTTGACTTCGCCAGCGTGGGCGGAGGAAGCGAGCCAGGTTGTCGAAATAGATCTTCGGCGCGAAACAGGCAAGCTGGACCATATCTGGTCACGCGTCATGGGATCGGATCGTGCGGCGATCACGATGAGAGAACCATGGCGCAAGGATCTCGAACGCTTCAAGAACGAAGCCGGTCTTAAACGCGTGCGTTTTCACGGAATTTTCAATGATGAAATGGGCGTGGGCGCGAACGGCAATTTCCAGAACGTCAACGCCGTCTATGATGGCCTGCTGGACCGTGGCGTGCAGCCCTTCGTCGAACTGAGTTTCATGCCGCAGGCGTTGGCGAGCGGAACGAAGAAGTTCGGCTTCTACAGGGCTGATGTCAGCCCTCCGCGCTCGATGGAGAAATGGTCCGAACTGGTCGAGAAGTTTGTGCGGCATCTGGTACAGCGTTATGGCGCGTCGGAAGTGCGGCAATGGTATTTTGAAGCCTGGAATGAACCGAACCTGACGTCCTGGTTTTGGGGTGGAACGCAGGAGCAATATTTCGAGCTTTACAAGGCGAGCGCTCGCTCGGTTAAGGCTGTTGACCCGTCGATCAGGATCGGCGGCCCGGCGACCTCTGCTATCCAATGGATCCCTCAGTTTCTGGAATATTGCGAAAAGACTGGCACGCCGGTCGATTTCGTATCCACCCACATTTACCCTGGCGATGACCAGGCGATGATCTTTGGCAAGGCTGATCGATACCGGGAATATGACGTCGTGCCGGCGGGCGTGGCGCTCGCCCGCAAGCAGATCGATGCGACGCGGTTCAAGGGAGCCGAATTGTGGTTGAACGAATGGTCATCCGACAGCCCGGCCATGATCGCGCACGCCATTACGCAAAGCCTTCCTCACTGTCATGCCATGGGTCAATGGCAGATCAGCGGCGAATATGAGGAAAATATGGTCGCAAACTGGGTCTTCAAGGAAGGACAGAATGGTTGGGGAATGCTGGCCCGGGGCAGCGTCGCGAAACCTGAGTTCAACACCTATAAGTTGCTCAATCGCCTGAGTGACCGCAGACTTGCGGTAAAAGGACCCGCCCTGGCCTCGACAATGGACGGGGGAAAATTTGCCGCTCTGGTCTGGAATCTCGCCGATGTGCAGCAGGCGCCAGGCATCCCCGGCGCGAGCAGGGAGCGCAAGGTTACAGGTACGCGCAAAGCGATGCTCGTGAGGGTGCGCGGCGCGCAGGCGGGGCAGCGGGTACAGGTGAGTTATGTCGATCAGGAGCGCGGTTCCCCTTATCCTGCATGGCGCGCCATGGGGTCTCCGCAATATCCCACGCGAGAGCAGATGGACGCCATCCGCAAATCGGCGGAGTTGGCTGCGCCTGAATTGAAAACGCTCAATGGACGTGGCGAAATCATCCTGGATCTTCCGCCAGAAGGCGTAGCGCTGGTCGAGGCTGTCTGA
- a CDS encoding sugar porter family MFS transporter yields the protein MHGAAQERVNLALIGRIVAVATIGGFMFGYDSGAINGTQEGLRHTFGLNEAQLGLTVSALLPGCALGAFLAGRFADIWGRRSVMIVAAILFIISAAASGGAFSATVLGIARFFAGMAVGAASVLSPAYISEVTPAHIRGRLSSIQQVMIISGLTGAFLANYYLADIAGSSLGTAWAGQPAWRWMFWVQALPALLFLVALFGIPESPRFLIAKGRLQQARLVLDRLIGPQAAAAKMDEIGASLSHDHQPSLADIRKPGGGWRKIVWVGIGLAVFQQLVGINVVFYYGAVLWQAVGFTESDALKINILSGAVSILACLISILLIDRIGRRPLLLIGSAGMTVTLGTLAWCFSNATIIDGVLRLPEGLGLVALLAANIYVIFFNLSWGPVMWVMLGEMFPNQMRGSALAVAGAAQWLANFLVSSSFPWLAKNIGLPVTYGAYTAFALLSLLFVWMTVRETKGLELEAMQG from the coding sequence ATGCATGGGGCTGCGCAAGAGCGCGTCAATCTGGCGTTGATCGGTCGAATAGTCGCCGTAGCGACGATCGGCGGATTCATGTTCGGATATGATTCGGGGGCCATCAACGGCACGCAGGAAGGGCTTCGGCACACATTCGGTCTCAACGAGGCCCAACTGGGGCTGACCGTCAGCGCCCTGCTTCCAGGGTGCGCTTTGGGCGCTTTCCTCGCCGGTCGTTTCGCCGATATTTGGGGGCGCCGCTCCGTCATGATTGTGGCGGCGATCCTTTTCATCATTAGCGCGGCGGCGTCCGGGGGCGCATTCAGCGCAACGGTCCTGGGAATTGCCCGGTTTTTCGCCGGAATGGCGGTCGGCGCGGCGAGTGTCCTTTCACCCGCCTATATCAGTGAAGTGACTCCCGCACATATTCGCGGAAGGCTGTCGAGCATCCAGCAAGTGATGATCATATCGGGGCTGACGGGCGCATTTCTCGCCAACTACTATCTCGCAGACATAGCTGGGTCGTCACTTGGCACCGCATGGGCCGGACAGCCAGCATGGCGATGGATGTTCTGGGTTCAGGCGCTCCCCGCCCTTTTGTTCCTGGTCGCCTTGTTCGGCATTCCGGAAAGTCCGCGCTTCCTGATTGCCAAGGGACGGCTGCAACAAGCAAGGCTGGTGCTTGATCGCCTTATCGGCCCCCAAGCGGCGGCTGCCAAGATGGATGAGATCGGCGCGTCGCTTTCCCATGATCACCAACCGAGCCTTGCAGATATCCGTAAGCCCGGCGGCGGTTGGCGGAAGATTGTCTGGGTTGGCATTGGCCTTGCCGTGTTCCAGCAACTCGTCGGCATCAACGTCGTCTTCTACTATGGCGCGGTGCTGTGGCAGGCGGTGGGCTTTACAGAGAGCGACGCGCTGAAGATCAACATCCTTTCGGGCGCCGTATCGATCTTGGCCTGCCTGATCTCGATCCTGCTCATCGACCGGATCGGGCGTCGGCCGCTGCTTCTGATCGGCTCTGCGGGCATGACGGTGACGCTTGGAACATTGGCATGGTGCTTCAGTAATGCGACGATAATCGACGGGGTGCTCCGGCTGCCTGAGGGGCTGGGCCTTGTCGCCCTCCTCGCCGCCAACATCTATGTCATATTCTTCAACCTCAGCTGGGGCCCCGTAATGTGGGTCATGCTCGGGGAAATGTTCCCGAACCAGATGCGAGGTTCGGCGCTTGCGGTGGCAGGCGCGGCACAGTGGCTCGCAAACTTCCTCGTAAGTTCGAGCTTCCCCTGGCTGGCGAAGAATATCGGCTTGCCCGTCACCTATGGCGCCTACACTGCCTTTGCCCTGCTGTCGCTGCTGTTCGTTTGGATGACTGTTCGGGAAACGAAGGGACTGGAACTTGAAGCTATGCAGGGTTAG
- a CDS encoding TetR/AcrR family transcriptional regulator gives MARRIPIPAKLALRRGRPTSTEVALIEQAILATARSMFLADGFDGVSMEKIAAATGITRTTLYSRYATKSDLFRSVVRETLARWYAVSRVEATDRITDIGQILHLRVADMASLLVDPLFRGLHALILLNRHRFPDLAPLMHDLGYLNAVRLLANDIRAAAQRDGIPVARPEAVAEHILTAVHGWFLQYDLVRELTAQDIEAHGREVVDLMLLARDRW, from the coding sequence ATGGCACGCCGAATTCCCATTCCTGCGAAACTCGCTTTAAGAAGGGGCCGCCCCACTTCCACGGAAGTGGCCCTGATCGAGCAAGCAATCCTTGCGACCGCGCGCAGCATGTTCCTTGCGGACGGTTTTGACGGCGTGTCGATGGAAAAGATCGCGGCGGCAACCGGAATAACTCGCACGACCCTTTACAGCCGCTACGCCACCAAATCCGACCTGTTTCGATCGGTCGTTAGGGAAACTTTGGCGCGTTGGTACGCCGTCTCTCGGGTCGAAGCCACCGACCGCATCACCGACATAGGCCAGATATTGCACCTGCGGGTTGCGGACATGGCGTCGCTTCTGGTGGATCCGCTCTTCCGCGGCCTTCACGCGCTGATCCTTCTGAACCGCCACCGCTTTCCCGACCTTGCGCCCCTGATGCATGATCTGGGCTATCTGAACGCGGTTCGGCTACTGGCGAACGACATCCGCGCCGCCGCGCAAAGAGACGGCATTCCGGTTGCCCGGCCTGAAGCGGTGGCGGAACATATCCTCACCGCCGTGCATGGCTGGTTCCTGCAATATGATCTGGTCCGCGAACTCACGGCCCAGGATATCGAAGCGCATGGAAGGGAAGTCGTCGACCTGATGCTCCTCGCTCGCGACCGCTGGTAA
- a CDS encoding glycosyl hydrolase — MFANRVTAKLLAATAMAFSVWNVQASAESLSEAFKSPPMEAKPRLRWWWPGDAVTDVELRREVQLMAQMGFGGAEVQSFSPNFVKLTPEERAVVNDYAEPSFFAHLRAAADAAKSAGLSLDYTLGSAWPSGGGEAIPPEKAFTELAMARTMVRGGTSGPIKVEQPKRTKRLGALNFFDPRTKDPKYADWGKRLDARARTVAVVAMKGSAPDLKKRGGMNGMTISPWSDVLTSGTLDPASRIVLTDKLREDGTLDWSPPPGDWQVFVFRQFASDVGVLGSAGRGPQLILDHTDPTAFAAHAARVGDPLGKNPPGMRSTFVDSLELMQDIQWGPKLLEEFKKRRGYDLTPYLPFVVQPGWMQAWDEHYSLPYFDAAKSDIAERVRADYRHTVSDMIIAGFIEPFVAWNHAHGLKAKFQAHGGAFDTIRGYGLADIPETEDLVHSGDPLFMRLARSAANLYGRRIVSAESLVWPDRAYSVTPTEMRRRTELIIAGGVNSMILHGMNYRFHAEDWPGWHAFQPSPFSLGFSGPLNETNPVWPAMRPLAAYMGRLQAVMQAGEPVVPVAWFYGRYGYYIGIEDDGAGKQAGEKAFLAAGYDFDRINPDSIAQARVEGRRLISKGGHAYGVLVLPPIDGIRADTMEAIAGFAKAGLPVFFTDHAPRRDEGLAEAKKRDARVKKAVAGAMKAGAKIVPAAELPAAIRAAGVAGNLRFDGDASDLVFVQRLVDGQTVTFVHNRSDSARNVTLSLPGVGGVTRWNAMDGSVRPVSASATADMTRLPLSLASGESALLVLDPKARPQTLAAPALIGSATLPAEGWALSVSGHVARKPYAHDFGEVALQDWSKVPQLAGFSGEANYSRSITVDPSWFKQGTRVSLDLGQVYDMATVTINGRTLPPVIAAPFRLDVTDALRPGANMLKVTVANVPQNGMIDPSNPAFKKLKPVAAGWVGAGRLEASR; from the coding sequence ATGTTCGCCAACAGGGTAACGGCAAAGCTTCTGGCAGCCACCGCGATGGCATTTTCAGTGTGGAACGTGCAGGCATCGGCTGAGTCCTTGTCGGAGGCGTTCAAGTCACCACCGATGGAGGCCAAGCCCCGCCTTCGTTGGTGGTGGCCGGGCGACGCTGTAACCGATGTGGAGTTGCGGCGCGAAGTCCAGCTGATGGCGCAGATGGGCTTCGGCGGTGCCGAGGTGCAATCATTTTCGCCGAATTTCGTGAAGTTGACCCCTGAAGAAAGGGCGGTGGTCAACGACTATGCCGAACCCAGCTTCTTCGCGCATCTGCGCGCGGCGGCGGATGCCGCGAAGAGCGCTGGTCTCAGTCTCGACTATACCTTGGGCTCGGCCTGGCCGTCGGGCGGTGGCGAAGCGATACCGCCGGAAAAGGCGTTCACCGAATTGGCCATGGCGCGCACGATGGTCAGGGGCGGCACGTCCGGCCCAATCAAGGTCGAACAGCCCAAGCGGACCAAGAGGCTTGGCGCTCTCAACTTCTTCGATCCGCGTACAAAAGATCCTAAATATGCGGACTGGGGTAAGCGGTTGGACGCGCGGGCGCGCACCGTGGCCGTGGTTGCGATGAAAGGCAGCGCGCCTGACCTGAAGAAACGCGGCGGCATGAACGGGATGACCATTTCGCCGTGGAGCGATGTGCTGACCTCCGGCACACTAGATCCGGCCAGCCGCATTGTCCTGACCGACAAGCTGCGGGAGGATGGCACGCTCGACTGGTCGCCTCCGCCTGGTGACTGGCAGGTCTTCGTCTTCCGGCAATTTGCTTCTGACGTCGGGGTCTTGGGCTCGGCCGGACGGGGGCCTCAGCTTATCCTGGACCACACCGACCCCACGGCCTTTGCAGCCCATGCCGCACGCGTCGGCGATCCCTTGGGCAAGAACCCGCCGGGCATGCGCTCGACGTTCGTCGACTCTCTTGAACTGATGCAGGATATTCAGTGGGGCCCAAAACTGCTGGAGGAATTCAAGAAACGGCGCGGATATGATCTGACGCCTTATCTTCCCTTCGTGGTGCAGCCGGGCTGGATGCAGGCATGGGACGAACATTATTCATTGCCCTATTTCGACGCCGCAAAGAGCGACATCGCCGAGCGGGTGAGGGCGGATTATCGCCATACGGTGTCGGACATGATCATCGCGGGCTTCATCGAGCCCTTCGTGGCGTGGAACCATGCCCATGGCCTGAAGGCCAAGTTCCAGGCGCATGGCGGCGCGTTCGATACCATTCGCGGCTATGGACTTGCCGACATTCCAGAAACCGAGGATCTGGTTCACAGCGGTGATCCGCTGTTCATGCGCCTCGCCCGCTCCGCCGCCAACCTTTATGGACGCCGCATCGTTTCGGCGGAAAGCCTGGTGTGGCCCGACCGGGCATATAGCGTTACGCCCACGGAAATGCGGCGGCGCACCGAACTCATCATCGCCGGCGGCGTCAACAGCATGATCCTGCACGGCATGAACTACCGTTTTCACGCCGAAGACTGGCCGGGCTGGCACGCCTTCCAACCGAGTCCTTTCTCCCTGGGGTTCAGCGGTCCGCTGAACGAAACCAACCCGGTCTGGCCTGCCATGAGGCCGCTTGCTGCCTATATGGGCCGGTTGCAGGCCGTCATGCAGGCGGGCGAGCCGGTAGTTCCGGTTGCTTGGTTCTATGGCCGCTACGGCTATTATATCGGTATCGAGGATGATGGCGCGGGCAAGCAGGCGGGCGAAAAGGCTTTCCTTGCCGCCGGATATGATTTCGACCGGATCAATCCTGACTCGATAGCGCAGGCGAGGGTCGAGGGTCGACGGCTCATATCCAAGGGAGGGCACGCTTATGGCGTGCTCGTGCTGCCGCCGATCGACGGCATTCGCGCTGATACGATGGAAGCGATAGCTGGCTTTGCCAAGGCGGGACTGCCTGTCTTCTTCACCGATCACGCACCCCGCCGCGATGAAGGACTGGCCGAGGCGAAGAAGCGCGACGCTCGCGTGAAGAAGGCGGTAGCTGGAGCGATGAAGGCGGGAGCCAAGATCGTGCCTGCAGCGGAGCTGCCTGCCGCGATCCGCGCCGCAGGTGTCGCGGGAAATCTTCGCTTTGATGGCGACGCTTCGGACCTGGTGTTCGTTCAGCGGTTGGTCGACGGGCAGACCGTCACCTTCGTTCACAATCGCAGTGACAGCGCACGAAATGTCACGCTGTCGTTGCCCGGCGTCGGCGGTGTTACGCGCTGGAATGCGATGGATGGCAGCGTCAGGCCCGTCTCCGCAAGCGCGACGGCGGACATGACGCGGCTGCCTCTGTCGCTTGCTTCCGGGGAAAGCGCACTCCTTGTCCTCGATCCCAAGGCCAGGCCCCAGACCTTGGCGGCCCCGGCTTTAATCGGATCAGCGACCTTGCCCGCCGAAGGCTGGGCGCTGTCCGTGTCCGGTCATGTAGCGCGCAAGCCCTACGCCCATGATTTCGGCGAGGTCGCGCTGCAGGACTGGAGCAAGGTGCCGCAGCTGGCGGGCTTCTCCGGCGAAGCGAACTACAGTCGTTCGATCACGGTCGATCCATCCTGGTTCAAGCAAGGCACCCGCGTCAGTCTAGACCTGGGACAAGTGTATGACATGGCGACGGTGACGATCAACGGCCGCACTTTGCCGCCGGTTATCGCCGCGCCGTTCCGCCTTGATGTAACGGATGCGCTGCGGCCGGGCGCGAATATGCTCAAGGTGACTGTGGCGAATGTTCCGCAGAACGGCATGATCGACCCCAGTAACCCGGCCTTCAAGAAGCTGAAGCCCGTCGCGGCGGGGTGGGTTGGCGCAGGACGGCTGGAAGCCAGTCGTTGA
- a CDS encoding NAD-dependent epimerase/dehydratase family protein, which yields MAGTGKLVLVTGATGNMGRAVVDELLQTPGMTVRVLVRPEEKSHPVIRRLQKQHNIDYAWGDLTDPVSVDRAVAGVDVVLHMGALVSPLADELPPALVEKVNVGGTQNVVDAIRRQPHADQIRLVYIGTVAETGSRNPPNHWGRTGDPICIGYNGHYAGTKARAEAIVAESGLRHWVSIRQTGMAHYDMWKTQGPIMFHNPPNGVMEWSTVEDSANLMAKLCGDRIPDHFWRHFYNIGGGETGRLVNHQLMVRMMAAMGVSDFRRILDPKWLATRNFHGQWYLDSDRLQELVPYRRFSIDDFFAELSRRIPWALRTLMRFFPGLARKQILKVAEGPGGPLTWLRTNDVEHIDAYFGSREEWDRIPSSWDDFPLAQPSREAVALAHGYDDAKPKGEWTADDLRAAAGFRGGKCHVDAVDDAFTPVEWECSLGHRFSMSPNLYLAGGHWCPTCQTDIESYPRVAASNPFFAQVWPGPSAQTSTPGAPNPVN from the coding sequence GTGGCAGGAACCGGAAAGCTTGTCCTGGTGACGGGCGCGACAGGCAATATGGGCAGAGCCGTTGTTGACGAACTATTGCAGACGCCCGGCATGACGGTCCGGGTCCTCGTGCGCCCGGAAGAAAAATCTCATCCCGTCATTCGCCGCCTGCAAAAGCAGCACAATATCGATTACGCATGGGGCGACCTCACCGACCCCGTATCGGTAGATCGTGCCGTCGCGGGCGTAGACGTCGTCCTGCACATGGGTGCGCTGGTTTCGCCGCTTGCCGATGAACTTCCCCCTGCTCTCGTTGAAAAGGTAAATGTCGGCGGCACGCAGAATGTCGTGGATGCCATCCGACGCCAGCCCCACGCCGATCAGATCCGCCTTGTCTATATCGGCACGGTTGCGGAGACCGGCAGCCGCAATCCTCCCAACCATTGGGGCCGGACGGGCGACCCCATCTGCATCGGCTATAATGGACATTATGCTGGGACCAAGGCGCGGGCGGAGGCAATCGTCGCGGAATCAGGCCTCAGGCACTGGGTTTCCATCCGCCAGACCGGCATGGCCCATTACGACATGTGGAAGACGCAAGGGCCGATCATGTTCCACAATCCTCCAAACGGCGTAATGGAATGGTCGACCGTCGAGGATTCCGCAAATCTGATGGCCAAGCTGTGCGGCGACCGCATTCCAGATCATTTCTGGCGCCATTTCTACAATATAGGCGGTGGTGAAACCGGGCGGCTCGTCAATCATCAACTGATGGTCAGGATGATGGCTGCGATGGGCGTCAGCGATTTCCGCCGCATCCTCGACCCCAAATGGCTGGCAACGCGCAACTTCCACGGGCAATGGTATCTCGATTCCGACCGTTTGCAGGAACTCGTCCCCTATCGTCGCTTTTCAATCGACGATTTCTTCGCCGAGTTGTCGCGCCGCATACCCTGGGCTTTGCGTACTCTCATGCGCTTCTTCCCAGGTCTCGCCCGCAAGCAGATACTTAAGGTCGCGGAAGGTCCCGGTGGACCCCTTACCTGGCTGCGGACCAATGATGTGGAGCATATCGACGCCTATTTTGGATCACGGGAGGAGTGGGATCGCATCCCAAGCAGCTGGGACGACTTCCCCCTGGCGCAGCCTTCGCGCGAAGCGGTCGCACTCGCCCATGGCTATGATGACGCCAAACCTAAGGGTGAGTGGACTGCAGATGACCTGCGCGCCGCCGCCGGTTTCCGGGGCGGAAAATGCCATGTGGACGCGGTCGATGACGCCTTCACACCCGTGGAATGGGAATGCAGCCTCGGTCATCGTTTCTCTATGTCGCCCAACCTCTATCTGGCGGGCGGCCATTGGTGCCCCACCTGCCAGACCGATATCGAAAGCTATCCGCGGGTCGCCGCATCAAATCCCTTCTTCGCGCAGGTCTGGCCGGGGCCGTCCGCCCAAACATCGACCCCCGGCGCACCGAACCCTGTGAACTGA
- a CDS encoding FAD-binding protein has product MTSPHSEPRPGDPHWYSEVQAPLMIEDADAFAWDGAEDVVIVGYGGAGVAAALQAREEGLSVIAIDRADGGGATRINGGIFYGGGGTPAQLEAGVEDSVEDMFNYLRLETQGVVSDDTLRRFCQESAETAGWLAGHGVRFEGRVYKKKTSYPHTDYSLYHSDNSLAPNYKAVAKPAARGHRALVDKLDAPMGYGKGLYDPLRESAQRAGVKSLSSTRVKQLVMDGDGRVVGVVAVQVERDTAEGKRYDALMRRATAMVLRLPPSMPGAAIIARLASRLFNKAQEVERQAGATRMIRARRGVCLAAGGFIFNRQMVAHYAPKYLKGMPLGTPGDDGSGIRLGQSAGGVVSRLNHVSAWRFINPPMAWAQGMIVNRQGRRYVNEMLYGASIGMPMVEDHQGVCWIILDDEGYRRAKLQSKSKAILPFQRYPALAAMLLGSKKAGSVKSLAEKCGIAPDGLEAAVADYNQLAENGARDPFGKASEDIAPIVKAPFHAINMSIDAKLGFLPVLTLGGLQVQEESGAVLDQEGKPIRGLYAAGRNAVGICSNIYVSGLSVADCIFSGRRAARSLATPN; this is encoded by the coding sequence ATGACCAGCCCGCACAGCGAACCTCGTCCTGGCGACCCTCATTGGTATAGCGAGGTGCAAGCGCCGCTCATGATCGAGGATGCTGACGCGTTCGCTTGGGATGGCGCAGAAGACGTAGTCATCGTTGGCTATGGCGGCGCTGGCGTTGCAGCAGCGCTCCAGGCGCGGGAGGAGGGGCTTTCCGTGATCGCCATCGACCGTGCCGACGGGGGAGGGGCGACGCGCATCAACGGAGGCATCTTTTACGGAGGCGGCGGCACCCCTGCGCAGCTCGAAGCTGGCGTCGAGGACAGCGTAGAGGACATGTTCAACTATCTTCGCCTGGAAACCCAAGGGGTTGTCAGCGACGACACGCTGCGGCGTTTCTGCCAGGAAAGCGCGGAAACGGCAGGCTGGCTCGCCGGGCACGGTGTCCGCTTTGAAGGGCGGGTTTACAAAAAGAAGACCAGCTATCCCCACACCGACTATTCCCTCTATCATTCCGACAACAGCCTTGCGCCCAACTACAAGGCCGTGGCGAAACCTGCCGCGAGAGGCCATCGCGCGCTGGTCGATAAACTGGATGCGCCTATGGGCTACGGTAAGGGCCTTTATGACCCGTTGAGGGAATCGGCGCAGCGCGCCGGCGTCAAATCCCTGTCTTCGACAAGGGTCAAACAGCTCGTCATGGATGGCGATGGACGCGTGGTGGGCGTGGTCGCGGTTCAGGTGGAGCGCGATACGGCAGAAGGAAAGCGTTATGACGCACTGATGCGTCGCGCAACCGCGATGGTGCTTCGCTTGCCGCCGTCCATGCCTGGGGCTGCGATCATCGCTCGCCTGGCTTCACGCCTGTTCAACAAGGCCCAGGAAGTGGAGCGGCAGGCGGGCGCGACGCGCATGATCCGCGCACGTCGGGGCGTATGCCTCGCGGCGGGCGGCTTTATTTTCAACCGGCAGATGGTCGCGCATTATGCGCCAAAATATTTGAAAGGCATGCCGCTTGGTACGCCAGGGGATGATGGCAGCGGTATTCGCTTGGGTCAAAGCGCGGGGGGCGTTGTCTCGCGCCTGAACCATGTCAGTGCTTGGCGTTTCATCAATCCGCCCATGGCCTGGGCGCAAGGCATGATCGTCAACCGACAAGGCCGGCGATATGTCAATGAGATGCTCTATGGCGCATCGATCGGCATGCCGATGGTCGAGGATCATCAGGGCGTGTGCTGGATCATCCTTGACGATGAAGGCTATCGGCGGGCGAAGCTCCAGTCGAAAAGCAAGGCAATCTTACCCTTTCAACGTTACCCTGCGCTGGCCGCCATGCTTTTGGGATCGAAAAAGGCGGGCTCGGTCAAAAGCCTTGCCGAAAAGTGCGGGATCGCGCCGGACGGACTTGAGGCGGCGGTGGCAGATTATAATCAACTTGCCGAAAATGGCGCCCGCGATCCATTCGGCAAGGCATCGGAGGACATCGCCCCGATCGTGAAAGCGCCTTTCCACGCCATCAACATGTCTATCGACGCGAAATTGGGATTCCTGCCTGTCCTGACGCTCGGAGGCCTGCAAGTGCAGGAGGAAAGCGGTGCGGTCCTGGACCAAGAGGGTAAGCCCATCCGCGGACTTTACGCGGCCGGCCGGAATGCAGTCGGCATATGCTCCAACATCTATGTGAGCGGCTTGTCCGTTGCCGATTGTATCTTCTCTGGACGGCGCGCTGCGCGGTCCCTGGCAACGCCCAACTGA
- a CDS encoding LacI family DNA-binding transcriptional regulator, with amino-acid sequence MAARKNLRRRTEGPTVADVARIAGVSPMTVSRVINRDQRVRETTRKKVEETISAIGYVPNAAARSLAGGKQCRIVLLYRNPSAAYLSEFLLGSLHSARENEAELIVDEHDPEELPASLAARLAAQRIDAVLLPPPLCNDGELLGALQKSGLAVAQVASGQPAPSSHAVLIDDEEAAFAMTQHILARGHRRIGFAAGDPNQTASHLRRKGYERALLLAGIAPEEELIAQGNFTYRGGLIAASSLLDQPSPPSAIFAANDDMAAGLISAAHQRGLDVPRDLTVCGFDDTAIATTIWPELTTVRQPISAMASLAIDLLARAVRSKRPLASAQPEHVRLDFELVIRGSDAAL; translated from the coding sequence ATGGCCGCCAGAAAAAATTTGCGCAGGAGAACCGAAGGGCCGACCGTTGCCGATGTGGCGCGGATTGCTGGAGTGTCCCCGATGACGGTTTCCCGGGTCATCAACCGCGATCAGCGCGTGAGGGAGACGACCCGCAAGAAGGTCGAAGAAACGATATCAGCCATCGGCTATGTGCCAAACGCAGCAGCCCGCTCCCTTGCTGGTGGGAAGCAATGCCGCATCGTCCTACTCTACCGCAATCCCAGCGCGGCCTATTTAAGCGAATTTCTCCTCGGTAGCCTCCATTCAGCACGGGAGAATGAAGCCGAACTGATCGTCGATGAGCATGATCCAGAGGAACTGCCCGCGAGCCTTGCTGCCCGGCTGGCTGCTCAGCGCATCGACGCGGTCCTGTTGCCGCCACCACTTTGCAATGACGGCGAATTGCTGGGCGCCCTCCAGAAAAGCGGCCTCGCCGTGGCTCAAGTGGCCTCAGGACAGCCGGCGCCTTCCTCTCACGCCGTCCTGATAGATGATGAGGAAGCTGCTTTCGCTATGACACAGCATATTCTTGCCCGCGGTCACCGCCGGATAGGATTTGCTGCAGGCGACCCCAACCAGACCGCCAGCCACCTCCGACGGAAAGGCTATGAACGCGCTTTGCTTCTGGCGGGTATCGCGCCGGAAGAGGAACTGATCGCACAGGGCAATTTTACCTATCGCGGCGGTCTGATAGCCGCGTCATCCCTGCTCGACCAGCCATCACCGCCCAGCGCGATCTTCGCTGCGAATGACGATATGGCGGCTGGTCTCATCAGCGCCGCGCATCAACGCGGATTGGACGTACCGCGCGACCTCACGGTTTGCGGGTTTGACGATACGGCAATCGCCACGACCATTTGGCCCGAATTAACCACGGTGCGGCAACCGATTTCGGCGATGGCGAGCCTCGCCATCGACCTGCTTGCTCGCGCTGTCCGGTCCAAACGACCTCTCGCAAGCGCTCAGCCAGAGCATGTCAGACTGGATTTCGAGCTTGTCATACGAGGATCTGACGCAGCGCTATAG